Proteins encoded by one window of Acidobacteriota bacterium:
- the nuoD gene encoding NADH dehydrogenase (quinone) subunit D, with protein MPDLRTEILTVNMGPQHPSTHGVLRLVLELDGETVLSVLPTIGYLHTGIEKTMEQKKWQQVVPLVERMDYLSSHSNTLSYVLAVEKLLGLEMPERVQWIRVLLVELQRINSHLVWLGTHVMDLGAITVMLYTFRERELILNVNELIAGFRMFPSYIRVGGLREDLPDGFHAAVRSILDLMPGKIDEYEDLLTKNQIFINRTRGVGTLSKADALAWGLVGPMARGSGDTYDVRKAFPYSGYDTFEFDVPIGASGDVFDRFLIRVDEMRQSVRICRQAIDRISPRGIFAAGDPRVTPPPKDKVYAEMEALIQHFLIYSQGFTVPAGEAYVPVEGPRGEHGCHVVSDGGNRPWRVKMRSPSLMACQAIEAMAKGGLISDLVAVIGSSDVIMGDVDR; from the coding sequence ATGCCTGATCTTCGCACCGAGATCCTGACCGTCAACATGGGGCCGCAGCACCCCAGCACGCACGGCGTGCTGCGGCTGGTGCTGGAGCTCGACGGCGAGACGGTGCTGTCGGTGCTGCCGACAATCGGCTACCTGCACACCGGCATCGAGAAGACGATGGAGCAGAAGAAGTGGCAGCAGGTCGTGCCGCTGGTCGAGCGGATGGACTACCTCAGCTCCCACTCGAATACGTTGAGCTACGTGCTGGCGGTCGAGAAGCTGCTGGGCCTCGAGATGCCGGAGCGCGTGCAGTGGATTCGCGTCCTGCTGGTCGAACTGCAGCGCATCAACAGCCATCTGGTCTGGCTTGGCACGCACGTGATGGACCTGGGCGCCATCACCGTGATGCTCTACACGTTCCGCGAGCGCGAACTGATCCTCAACGTCAACGAATTGATTGCCGGATTCCGGATGTTCCCGAGCTACATCCGCGTGGGCGGATTGCGGGAGGATCTGCCGGACGGGTTCCACGCCGCGGTACGAAGCATCCTCGATCTGATGCCAGGCAAGATTGACGAGTACGAGGACCTGCTCACCAAAAACCAGATCTTCATCAATCGCACGCGCGGCGTCGGCACGCTGTCGAAGGCCGACGCGCTGGCGTGGGGGCTGGTCGGGCCGATGGCCCGCGGATCCGGCGACACCTACGACGTGCGGAAGGCCTTCCCGTATTCCGGATACGACACATTTGAGTTCGACGTGCCGATTGGCGCCAGCGGCGACGTGTTCGACCGCTTCCTGATTCGCGTCGACGAGATGCGGCAGAGTGTGCGGATCTGCCGGCAAGCGATCGACCGCATCAGCCCGCGCGGCATCTTCGCGGCCGGCGATCCGCGGGTGACGCCGCCGCCCAAGGACAAGGTCTACGCCGAGATGGAAGCGCTCATCCAGCACTTTCTGATCTACTCGCAGGGATTCACGGTGCCGGCCGGCGAGGCGTACGTGCCGGTGGAGGGACCGCGCGGCGAGCACGGCTGCCACGTCGTGTCGGATGGCGGCAACCGGCCGTGGCGCGTCAAGATGCGGTCGCCGTCGCTGATGGCCTGTCAGGCCATCGAGGCGATGGCCAAAGGCGGCCTGATTTCGGATCTCGTCGCCGTGATTGGATCGAGCGACGTCATCATGGGAGACGTGGACCGGTGA
- the nuoE gene encoding NADH-quinone oxidoreductase subunit NuoE, translating to MTFHPSMPYDTGLHKSERRLPEQGEPFAFTAENRARLEEIAGRYPPERRRSALLPALYLVQRQQGYISGHAMAHVAEAIGVTPAEVEDVVSYYAMFYSQPVGKYVLQVCRTLSCALNGAERVTEALSAKLGIKPGETDATGLFTLMEVECLGACDRAPVVMVNDHWHECLQPGDAAKLVDDLRAKGPDAVTGCHLCMEKK from the coding sequence GTGACCTTTCACCCGAGCATGCCGTACGACACCGGGCTTCACAAGTCGGAGCGCCGGCTGCCCGAACAGGGTGAGCCATTCGCCTTCACGGCCGAGAACCGGGCGCGCCTCGAGGAGATCGCCGGGCGCTATCCGCCCGAGCGACGCCGATCGGCCTTGCTGCCGGCGCTGTACCTGGTGCAGCGCCAGCAGGGGTACATTTCCGGGCACGCGATGGCGCACGTGGCAGAGGCGATCGGCGTCACGCCGGCCGAGGTCGAGGACGTCGTGTCGTATTACGCGATGTTCTATTCGCAGCCGGTCGGCAAGTACGTACTCCAGGTATGCCGGACGCTCTCGTGCGCGCTCAATGGCGCGGAGCGGGTGACCGAGGCGCTCTCGGCCAAGCTTGGCATCAAACCCGGCGAGACCGATGCGACGGGCCTATTCACGCTGATGGAAGTGGAGTGTCTGGGCGCCTGCGATCGGGCGCCGGTCGTCATGGTGAACGACCACTGGCACGAGTGTCTCCAGCCCGGAGATGCCGCGAAACTGGTCGACGATCTGCGCGCGAAAGGGCCGGACGCGGTGACGGGATGCCATTTGTGTATGGAGAAGAAGTAG
- the nuoF gene encoding NADH-quinone oxidoreductase subunit NuoF produces the protein MFEPVLTSFVREPNSFTLDVALRHGAYEGLREALAMAPAQVIEIVKASGLRGRGGAGFPAGMKWGFVPKDSPKPKYVCCNADESEPGTFKDHVLMERNPHLVLEGCAISCFAIGAKVSYIYIRGEFHHVADVLESAIAEARARGYLGQNIFGSGFDCDIFVHRGAGAYEAGEESALLESLEGKRAQPRLRPPFPAVVGLYGCPTVINNVETLANVPAIITKGPEWFAALGPDKNGGPKLYCISGHVVRPGVYEAPMRTTVRQLINDYAGGVRQGRTLKAVIPGGSSTPVMLPDAIDCEASYDGIAKAGSMLGSAAMIVMDDTTCMVWAAANLIHFYRHESCGKCTPCREGADWMLKILLKIERGEGEMRDLELLQSVAGNIAGKTLCPFGDAEVAPVLSTLRHFRHEYEAHIREGRCPLPAEWRCGGGHAR, from the coding sequence ATGTTTGAACCAGTCCTCACCAGTTTCGTCCGCGAGCCGAACAGCTTCACGCTCGACGTGGCGCTCCGGCACGGGGCCTACGAGGGGCTGCGCGAGGCGCTCGCCATGGCGCCCGCCCAGGTTATCGAGATCGTGAAGGCCTCGGGGCTGCGCGGCCGCGGCGGAGCGGGTTTTCCGGCCGGCATGAAGTGGGGCTTCGTGCCGAAGGATTCCCCGAAGCCCAAGTACGTGTGCTGCAACGCGGACGAGAGTGAGCCCGGCACGTTCAAAGACCACGTGCTGATGGAGCGCAACCCGCATCTGGTCCTCGAGGGCTGCGCCATCAGTTGCTTCGCCATCGGCGCGAAGGTCTCCTACATCTACATCCGCGGCGAGTTCCACCACGTGGCAGACGTGCTCGAGTCGGCGATTGCCGAGGCCAGAGCCCGGGGCTACCTCGGGCAGAACATTTTCGGCAGCGGATTCGACTGCGACATCTTCGTGCACCGTGGCGCCGGTGCGTACGAGGCGGGCGAGGAGTCGGCGCTGCTCGAGTCGCTCGAGGGCAAGCGCGCTCAGCCGCGCCTGCGGCCGCCGTTCCCCGCGGTGGTGGGTCTCTACGGCTGTCCGACCGTCATCAACAACGTCGAGACGCTGGCCAACGTGCCGGCGATCATCACGAAGGGGCCCGAGTGGTTCGCCGCGCTTGGTCCCGACAAGAACGGCGGGCCGAAACTGTACTGCATCAGCGGGCACGTGGTTCGTCCCGGCGTGTACGAAGCACCGATGAGAACGACGGTCCGGCAGCTGATCAACGACTACGCCGGGGGCGTCCGGCAGGGCCGAACGCTCAAGGCGGTGATTCCGGGCGGGTCGTCCACGCCGGTGATGCTGCCCGACGCGATTGACTGCGAGGCCAGCTACGACGGCATCGCGAAAGCCGGCTCGATGCTCGGATCGGCCGCGATGATCGTGATGGACGACACCACGTGCATGGTGTGGGCGGCGGCCAATCTGATTCATTTCTACCGCCACGAGTCGTGCGGCAAGTGCACGCCGTGCCGTGAAGGCGCCGACTGGATGCTGAAGATCCTGCTCAAGATCGAGCGGGGTGAAGGCGAAATGCGCGACCTCGAGTTGCTTCAGAGCGTGGCCGGCAACATCGCCGGCAAGACCTTGTGCCCGTTCGGCGATGCGGAAGTGGCGCCGGTGCTGAGCACGCTTCGGCATTTCCGGCACGAGTACGAGGCGCACATCCGCGAGGGACGGTGTCCGCTGCCGGCGGAGTGGCGGTGCGGAGGGGGACACGCGCGATGA
- the nuoH gene encoding NADH-quinone oxidoreductase subunit NuoH, translated as MIPLYIAQFGIIVVVFGLLLVAAAIMVYSERKVAALIQQRYGPYLVGPKGVLQPIADVIKLIFKETLRPKGADRALFMLAPLISATAAFTAFAVVPFGAETDLFGLIDHKISLQVADVNVAVLVLFAVTSVSIYGIVLAGWSSNSKYSLFGALRSASQMISYELSYGLSLASVLVVANSLSLTEVVNAQSGAWLGFIPRWFVFLQPVGFVIFMIAGVAETNRAPFDFPEAEQELVAGYHTEYSSTPFMMFFLAEYINMVTTAAVATDLFLGGWHGPWLPEYLGWIWFVVKMGAILFFYIWMRWTLPRLRYDQLMIFGWKVMLPLAALNLIVTAAGVIYFGN; from the coding sequence ATGATCCCGCTGTATATCGCCCAGTTCGGCATCATCGTCGTCGTCTTCGGCCTGCTGCTGGTCGCGGCGGCCATCATGGTGTACTCGGAGCGCAAGGTAGCGGCCTTGATCCAGCAGCGGTATGGCCCGTACCTGGTCGGGCCCAAGGGCGTGCTCCAGCCGATTGCCGATGTCATCAAGCTGATCTTCAAGGAGACGCTGCGCCCGAAAGGGGCCGATCGCGCCCTGTTCATGCTCGCCCCCCTGATCTCGGCGACGGCCGCATTCACCGCGTTCGCCGTCGTGCCGTTCGGGGCCGAGACGGATCTGTTCGGCCTGATCGATCACAAGATCAGCCTGCAGGTGGCTGACGTCAACGTGGCCGTGCTCGTCCTGTTCGCGGTGACCTCGGTCAGCATCTACGGCATCGTGCTGGCCGGCTGGAGCTCCAACAGCAAGTACTCGCTGTTTGGCGCGCTGCGTTCGGCCTCGCAGATGATCAGCTACGAACTGTCGTACGGATTGTCTCTGGCCTCAGTGCTCGTCGTCGCCAACTCGCTGTCGCTCACCGAAGTGGTCAACGCACAGAGCGGCGCCTGGCTCGGGTTCATCCCGCGGTGGTTCGTCTTCCTGCAGCCGGTCGGCTTCGTGATCTTCATGATCGCGGGCGTCGCGGAGACCAACCGGGCGCCGTTCGACTTTCCGGAGGCCGAGCAGGAACTGGTCGCCGGATATCACACCGAATACAGCAGCACCCCGTTCATGATGTTCTTCCTCGCCGAGTACATCAACATGGTGACGACGGCCGCGGTGGCGACCGACCTGTTCCTGGGCGGCTGGCACGGACCCTGGCTGCCGGAATATCTCGGCTGGATCTGGTTCGTCGTCAAGATGGGCGCGATTCTGTTCTTCTACATCTGGATGCGCTGGACGCTGCCGCGCCTGCGCTACGACCAGTTGATGATTTTCGGGTGGAAGGTGATGCTGCCATTGGCCGCCCTGAACCTGATCGTGACGGCGGCGGGGGTCATCTACTTTGGGAACTGA
- a CDS encoding NADH-quinone oxidoreductase subunit J codes for MGTELLLFYLLAGVAVAASLLVVLGRNPMHSVLLLIVSFGALAALYITLDSPFAAVIQIIIYAGAIMVLFLFVVMLLNAHKEDEQVAIGAPEMKKPLYFGAALAVVLAAELVWALARTSGAQDDLLTGGAAPDAAAIGSVRGLGQLLFTDYGFAFEVTSILIIVAMLGAVVLAKREL; via the coding sequence TTGGGAACTGAACTGCTGCTCTTCTATCTGCTGGCTGGCGTGGCGGTGGCCGCGTCGCTGCTCGTGGTGCTGGGGCGCAACCCGATGCACAGCGTGCTGCTGCTGATCGTGTCGTTCGGGGCCCTGGCCGCGCTCTACATCACGCTCGACTCGCCGTTTGCCGCGGTGATCCAGATCATCATCTACGCGGGCGCCATCATGGTGCTGTTCCTCTTCGTGGTGATGCTGCTCAACGCGCACAAAGAGGACGAGCAGGTGGCGATTGGCGCGCCTGAGATGAAGAAGCCGCTCTACTTCGGCGCGGCGCTGGCGGTGGTGCTCGCGGCCGAACTGGTGTGGGCCCTGGCGCGCACGAGCGGGGCGCAGGATGACCTGCTGACCGGGGGCGCGGCGCCGGACGCGGCGGCAATCGGATCGGTTCGCGGGCTCGGGCAGTTGCTGTTCACCGATTACGGGTTCGCCTTCGAAGTGACGTCAATCCTGATCATCGTGGCCATGCTAGGGGCCGTGGTGCTGGCCAAGCGGGAGTTGTAG
- the nuoK gene encoding NADH-quinone oxidoreductase subunit NuoK, with translation MVSLEHYLILSAILFATGTVGVFLRRNVITMLLSIEVMLNAVNLAFIAFGRTIGSADGQVIMFFVVTVAAAEAAVGLALVIALFRHRETLNPDMFTSLKW, from the coding sequence ATGGTGTCACTCGAACACTACCTGATCCTGTCGGCCATCCTGTTCGCCACCGGCACGGTGGGCGTCTTCCTGCGCCGAAACGTGATCACGATGCTGCTGTCGATCGAGGTGATGCTGAACGCCGTCAATCTGGCCTTCATCGCGTTTGGCCGCACCATCGGATCGGCCGACGGCCAGGTCATCATGTTCTTCGTCGTGACCGTCGCGGCCGCCGAGGCCGCTGTCGGGCTCGCGCTGGTCATTGCGCTCTTCCGGCATCGCGAGACGCTCAATCCGGACATGTTCACCAGCTTGAAGTGGTGA